A single Myxococcales bacterium DNA region contains:
- a CDS encoding NADPH-dependent F420 reductase, whose protein sequence is MKITFIGTGQVGGALAAGLANAGHDVVLAEARPGSRSVVEALARSPRLSARPLAQAVDFAEVVFLATPFAANETVLPPLADALAGKVLVDCTNPVGPGLSHGLSSQRSGSERVQDLAPRARVVKAFSIYGFENFENTAYPGYDTRPAMLFCGEDPAAKQAVAQLITDLGFEPLDVGGLVQALHLEHMTLLWVRMVRAHAHPPGIVWSALRRPKPLL, encoded by the coding sequence ATGAAGATCACATTCATTGGCACCGGTCAGGTGGGCGGGGCCCTGGCCGCAGGGCTGGCGAACGCCGGACACGACGTGGTCCTGGCAGAAGCCCGCCCCGGCTCGCGCAGCGTCGTGGAGGCGCTGGCCCGATCCCCGCGGCTGTCCGCACGGCCCCTGGCCCAGGCGGTGGACTTTGCGGAGGTGGTGTTCCTGGCAACGCCGTTCGCCGCGAACGAGACGGTGCTGCCCCCACTCGCAGACGCGCTCGCCGGCAAGGTGTTGGTTGATTGCACCAACCCCGTGGGGCCGGGGCTGAGCCATGGCCTTTCCAGCCAGCGCTCGGGCAGCGAAAGGGTGCAGGACTTGGCACCCCGAGCGCGCGTTGTGAAGGCCTTTAGCATCTACGGCTTCGAGAACTTCGAGAATACCGCCTACCCCGGGTATGACACCCGCCCCGCAATGCTGTTCTGCGGAGAAGACCCGGCCGCCAAGCAGGCCGTGGCCCAACTCATCACCGACCTCGGGTTCGAGCCCCTTGACGTGGGGGGGCTGGTGCAGGCGCTGCATCTGGAACACATGACGCTGCTGTGGGTGCGCATGGTGCGTGCACACGCGCATCCGCCCGGCATCGTGTGGTCGGCCCTGAGGCGCCCGAAGCCGCTCCTCTGA
- a CDS encoding glycoside hydrolase family 31 protein, producing MFVLVLAWILSGGLSPRVGTAGWASLGDMPRPVAQADGLSFQSDQGTLWVGAENDHVLRVRFSPRASLGRDHSYALTSPRPKVTTKPTVEVGATQSLVRVQGLSVSINHSPLRLTFRDTAGAVIDEDDAERGIAFVGRTTRVWKTLPDDAHVYGLGEKGGRLDKRGRNLGGTSYTMWNNDTFAYDSDTDPIYVSVPFFMVMRKARAHGVFLDNTSRSSFDVGHESQRLLSFGAESGELNYYVIAGPHPKDVVARYTALTGRINLPPKWALGFHQSRWGYWPESRLRLVANTFREKKIPADALWLDIDYQEGFKPFTWDKQRFPDPPRMLKELAAQGFRVITIVDPHPPEQRGYPVFDEGLAGDHFVRAQDGTIFTGAVWPMRATPPRRSVFPDFTRPSTRHWWAELYKPFLDMGVAGIWNDMNEPAVGDQQNGTMPFDVRHDNEGQPTDHREVHNVYGQQMTRATFEGLRAARPNQRPFVLTRASFAGGQKWSAVWTGDNQSDWAHLRGGIPMLLGMGLSGFAFVGNDVGGFADSPVPALFTRWAQAAVFFPFMRAHTTRASLDQEPWSYGVEKEIENRRIIELRYRLLPTIYNEMQKASATGVPAMRPLFLEFPDDPATWDRDDEFMWGEDLLVAPVLKEVALEREVYLPPGDWYDHRTGALNAGARSKGPKSGDQTALAQGGGQTLTVPVTLSTLPLFVRSGGVVFSTDVVQHTGQLPGQPLRVSVYPSERETTRTLYEDDGESMAYVNGAACVRVFRSVRTAERVRVDISACQGTYKPAPRSLVVRTPERYAASATVNGKPAAVNRDATGFSELTMPDTFGALRVEFRR from the coding sequence GTGTTCGTGCTCGTTCTTGCGTGGATCCTGTCGGGCGGGCTCTCCCCCCGTGTGGGAACGGCCGGCTGGGCCTCTCTGGGTGACATGCCTCGCCCTGTGGCGCAGGCCGACGGGCTTTCGTTCCAGAGCGACCAAGGCACCTTGTGGGTGGGCGCTGAGAACGATCACGTGTTGCGGGTGCGCTTTTCGCCCCGCGCCTCGTTGGGCCGCGACCACTCCTACGCGTTGACCTCACCGAGACCGAAGGTGACGACGAAGCCCACGGTCGAGGTGGGCGCGACGCAGTCCCTCGTGAGGGTTCAAGGCCTGAGCGTTTCGATCAATCACAGCCCACTTCGGCTCACATTTCGCGATACCGCAGGCGCAGTGATCGACGAAGACGACGCTGAACGCGGCATCGCATTCGTGGGCCGAACGACCCGCGTCTGGAAGACCTTGCCAGACGACGCACATGTCTACGGCCTTGGCGAAAAGGGAGGGCGCCTGGACAAGCGCGGCCGCAACTTGGGCGGCACCTCGTACACCATGTGGAACAACGACACATTTGCGTACGACAGCGACACAGATCCCATCTACGTATCGGTTCCCTTTTTCATGGTCATGCGCAAGGCACGCGCCCACGGTGTCTTTCTCGACAACACGTCCCGGAGCTCGTTTGACGTGGGACACGAATCACAGCGCTTGCTCTCGTTTGGTGCTGAATCGGGGGAACTCAACTACTACGTGATCGCCGGTCCGCACCCCAAGGATGTGGTGGCTCGCTACACCGCACTCACCGGGCGCATCAACCTTCCCCCCAAGTGGGCCCTGGGATTTCATCAGTCGCGCTGGGGCTACTGGCCCGAGTCACGACTGCGGCTGGTGGCGAACACGTTCCGGGAAAAGAAGATTCCAGCCGACGCCCTGTGGCTGGACATCGATTACCAGGAGGGGTTCAAACCCTTCACCTGGGACAAACAGCGCTTTCCCGATCCGCCCCGCATGCTGAAGGAGCTGGCCGCCCAGGGCTTTCGCGTCATCACCATCGTGGATCCCCATCCCCCCGAGCAGCGCGGATACCCCGTATTCGATGAGGGCCTGGCAGGGGATCATTTCGTTCGCGCACAAGACGGCACGATCTTTACGGGCGCCGTGTGGCCGATGCGCGCAACGCCCCCGCGGCGCAGCGTTTTTCCCGATTTCACGAGACCCAGCACACGGCACTGGTGGGCCGAGCTCTACAAACCTTTTCTGGACATGGGCGTCGCGGGCATCTGGAACGACATGAACGAGCCCGCCGTGGGCGATCAACAGAACGGAACCATGCCCTTCGACGTTCGTCACGACAACGAAGGACAGCCCACGGATCACCGTGAGGTTCACAACGTTTACGGGCAGCAGATGACACGTGCCACCTTCGAGGGCCTTCGCGCAGCGCGACCTAACCAGCGCCCCTTCGTGCTCACCCGCGCGAGCTTCGCGGGCGGCCAAAAGTGGAGTGCCGTGTGGACAGGCGACAACCAAAGCGACTGGGCGCATCTGCGCGGAGGCATTCCCATGTTGTTGGGGATGGGACTTTCGGGTTTTGCGTTCGTGGGCAACGACGTGGGCGGATTCGCCGATTCCCCCGTGCCCGCCCTCTTCACCCGATGGGCGCAGGCAGCCGTGTTCTTCCCTTTCATGCGTGCGCACACGACGCGCGCCAGCCTGGATCAGGAGCCGTGGTCCTACGGTGTCGAGAAGGAGATCGAGAACCGTAGGATCATCGAGCTGCGCTACCGCTTGCTGCCCACCATCTACAACGAGATGCAAAAAGCAAGCGCCACGGGTGTGCCCGCCATGCGCCCTCTGTTCCTCGAATTTCCAGACGACCCTGCCACCTGGGATCGGGACGACGAGTTCATGTGGGGCGAAGATCTCTTGGTCGCGCCCGTCCTCAAGGAAGTGGCGCTCGAGCGCGAGGTGTACTTGCCCCCCGGAGATTGGTACGACCACCGTACGGGTGCGTTGAATGCGGGGGCGCGATCCAAGGGCCCCAAGTCAGGCGACCAGACCGCACTGGCTCAGGGGGGAGGGCAGACCCTCACCGTGCCCGTCACGCTTTCGACCCTGCCGCTCTTCGTCCGGTCCGGGGGCGTGGTCTTCTCGACGGACGTGGTACAGCACACGGGACAGCTGCCGGGACAGCCCCTTCGGGTTTCGGTCTATCCGTCCGAACGCGAGACGACGCGCACCCTTTACGAGGACGATGGCGAGAGCATGGCTTATGTGAACGGCGCCGCGTGCGTGCGTGTCTTCCGAAGCGTGCGCACGGCCGAGCGCGTTCGCGTCGACATCTCTGCGTGCCAGGGGACGTATAAACCAGCGCCCCGCTCTCTTGTCGTGCGCACGCCCGAACGGTACGCCGCATCGGCCACGGTCAACGGAAAGCCCGCGGCCGTGAACCGCGATGCGACTGGTTTCTCCGAGCTCACGATGCCGGATACGTTCGGAGCTCTCAGGGTCGAGTTTCGGCGGTGA
- a CDS encoding DUF4215 domain-containing protein, with protein sequence MKTLRPSFAFPFAFLFLAVGGSLVGGCIERPLIEIAGPGGAGGQSTDAAPPVDPLDAFVFPITDALALPDAPVCPGPLCPDDAASSFCGDGLVDPAEECDDRNARPGDGCSGLCRVEKDYACPSPGEPCVSTVLCGDGLLSGAETCDDRNTASGDGCSASCDREPGFACATPGALCTPVTSSSRCGDGAINDSETCDDGATVSFDGCSGTCQREAGWSCPLPGQPCTKDELCGDGSLGPNEECDDGDVAPGDGCTGLCRREPFFSCPTPGMPCLSTIVCGDRLVVGDEACDDGNTLPADGCSPDCKSSEPGFTCPVALGVGGPCVPVPSQRCGDGRLSYGEFCDDGNDLSGDGCSASCREEPGFTCNAPGTRCQLTEWCGDGKLSLARAEECDDMNTVSGDGCTADCIKEANFVCPQPGQLCSSTIRCGDGRLGGSETCDDGNDVANDGCSATCQVESGWSCPAGSTCRAQRCGDSLVAGAEQCDDGDADGGDGCSAACKLELPSDEEDAGWVCPAPGLPCQRTVCGNGTQEGSEQCDDGNNDSGDGCSPFCRKEPLCPPAGGPCMTACGDGLLLPIDLASGQECDDGNTVSGDGCSAACKVESGYTCSPREITPDPLILPIVYRDFKAKNETNGHPDFQHSTGEETGIVKPLLGVDGKPQHVDQNKARTTNNDPGVSFDYFGVWYRDNAAYNKTLKSSLTFTKLMTGEYRYANADFFPLDGLGWGNYNNGSHNFHFTSEVRYWFEYRGGERLDFSGDDDVWVFINKRLAVDIGGIHGVRNGSVILDANDGTGRVCDLVTTNCNNRRAVDFDLDKGSVYEIVVFQAERHTTESNYRLTLSNFTGSRSECTPVCGDGFVTPNEACDLGTAANTGAYGTCNPNCTLPPRCGDAVTSTPDGELCDNGINLTPYGGALQVCGAGCRFAPYCGDGMVDATYGEQCDQGAQNGMGYGFCAAGCKLGPRCGDGITSDGETCDDGAAVNGTSGSACMATCRLKCGNGLLDPGEQCDEGTLQNTGAYGKCRSTCTLGPRCGDGIPNGGEQCDDGKNDGTYGTCAPGCAFGPRCGDNEVQATAGELCDQGPANASSSAYGSNVCTTRCRPAPRCGDRTVDVTFGEVCDDGKNDGTPGSCASDCKAAIPLPSCGDGVKQPDEACDTGSANGTLESTCDSRCRIKCGNGAKDLGEQCDDGVNSGAYGTCRPTCTLADYCGDGAKNGNEACDLGAQNEPAPYGQGKCTTSCQIAPFCGDGRIQSSLGEECDGGVGCSTLCKIVPVL encoded by the coding sequence TTGAAGACCTTACGCCCCTCGTTCGCTTTTCCTTTTGCCTTCCTGTTCCTTGCCGTGGGCGGGAGCCTCGTAGGTGGCTGTATCGAGCGCCCTCTCATCGAGATCGCGGGCCCGGGTGGTGCCGGCGGCCAAAGCACGGACGCCGCCCCGCCCGTCGACCCCCTCGACGCCTTTGTCTTTCCCATCACTGATGCCCTTGCCCTGCCCGACGCCCCCGTTTGCCCAGGTCCCCTCTGCCCCGACGATGCCGCCTCGTCCTTCTGCGGCGATGGCCTCGTCGACCCGGCCGAGGAATGTGACGACCGCAACGCCCGCCCCGGTGACGGCTGCTCGGGCCTTTGCCGCGTCGAAAAGGACTATGCCTGCCCTTCCCCCGGGGAGCCTTGTGTCTCCACCGTGCTCTGCGGTGATGGCCTGCTCTCCGGCGCAGAAACCTGCGACGACCGCAACACCGCGAGCGGCGACGGCTGCTCCGCCTCCTGCGACCGCGAACCCGGTTTTGCCTGCGCCACCCCGGGCGCCCTCTGCACCCCCGTCACCTCCTCCAGCCGCTGCGGCGACGGCGCCATCAACGACAGCGAAACCTGCGACGACGGCGCCACCGTCTCCTTCGATGGCTGCTCGGGCACCTGCCAGCGTGAGGCCGGCTGGAGCTGCCCCTTGCCCGGTCAGCCCTGCACCAAAGACGAGCTTTGCGGCGATGGCTCTCTGGGTCCCAACGAAGAGTGTGACGACGGCGATGTCGCCCCCGGCGACGGCTGCACCGGCCTGTGCAGGCGCGAGCCCTTCTTCTCCTGCCCCACCCCCGGCATGCCTTGTCTGTCCACCATCGTCTGCGGTGACCGCTTGGTCGTCGGCGACGAGGCCTGCGACGACGGCAACACCCTGCCCGCCGATGGCTGCAGCCCCGACTGCAAATCCAGCGAACCCGGCTTCACCTGCCCCGTCGCCCTCGGCGTTGGCGGCCCCTGCGTCCCCGTCCCCTCCCAGCGCTGCGGCGACGGCCGCCTCTCTTACGGTGAGTTCTGCGACGACGGCAACGACCTCTCCGGCGATGGCTGCTCCGCCTCCTGCAGGGAAGAGCCCGGCTTTACCTGTAACGCGCCAGGCACCCGCTGCCAGCTCACCGAGTGGTGCGGCGACGGCAAACTCAGCCTTGCCCGCGCTGAAGAGTGCGACGACATGAACACCGTCTCCGGCGACGGCTGCACCGCTGACTGCATCAAGGAAGCCAACTTCGTCTGCCCTCAACCAGGCCAGCTCTGCTCTTCCACCATCCGCTGTGGCGATGGCCGCCTCGGCGGCAGCGAAACCTGCGATGACGGCAATGACGTTGCCAACGATGGCTGCAGTGCCACCTGCCAGGTCGAGTCGGGATGGAGCTGTCCCGCGGGCTCCACGTGTCGGGCGCAACGATGCGGCGACAGCCTGGTCGCGGGCGCCGAACAGTGCGACGACGGTGACGCCGACGGGGGGGACGGCTGTAGCGCCGCGTGCAAGCTGGAACTTCCGAGCGACGAAGAAGACGCAGGGTGGGTGTGCCCGGCGCCGGGCCTGCCTTGCCAGCGCACCGTCTGCGGCAACGGCACACAGGAAGGCAGCGAGCAGTGTGACGACGGGAACAACGATTCGGGTGACGGCTGCTCGCCCTTCTGTCGCAAAGAGCCTCTCTGCCCTCCTGCAGGTGGACCTTGCATGACAGCCTGTGGCGACGGCCTGCTGCTTCCCATCGACCTCGCAAGCGGCCAGGAGTGCGACGACGGCAACACCGTTTCGGGCGACGGCTGCAGCGCCGCATGCAAAGTGGAGAGCGGCTACACCTGCAGCCCTCGCGAGATCACACCCGACCCCTTGATCCTCCCCATCGTGTACCGCGACTTCAAAGCCAAAAACGAGACCAACGGGCACCCGGACTTCCAACACTCCACCGGCGAAGAAACGGGCATCGTGAAGCCCTTGCTGGGCGTGGATGGCAAGCCCCAGCACGTCGATCAGAACAAGGCAAGGACCACCAACAACGATCCGGGCGTCTCGTTCGACTACTTCGGTGTGTGGTACCGGGACAACGCCGCCTACAACAAGACCCTCAAGTCGAGCTTGACCTTCACCAAGTTGATGACGGGCGAATACCGCTACGCCAACGCGGACTTCTTCCCCCTGGATGGGCTCGGGTGGGGCAACTACAACAACGGCTCCCACAACTTTCACTTCACTTCGGAGGTGCGGTACTGGTTCGAGTACAGGGGCGGCGAGCGCCTCGACTTCAGCGGAGACGATGACGTCTGGGTGTTCATCAACAAGCGCTTGGCAGTGGACATCGGCGGCATCCACGGCGTGAGGAACGGCAGCGTGATCCTCGATGCGAACGACGGCACGGGACGGGTGTGCGATCTGGTCACCACCAACTGCAACAACCGGAGAGCCGTGGACTTCGACCTCGACAAGGGCAGTGTGTACGAAATCGTGGTGTTCCAGGCCGAGCGTCACACCACCGAGTCGAACTACAGGCTCACCCTGTCGAACTTCACGGGCTCCCGGAGTGAATGCACCCCCGTGTGTGGCGACGGCTTCGTCACGCCCAACGAAGCCTGCGACCTCGGCACGGCCGCGAACACGGGCGCCTATGGCACCTGCAACCCCAACTGCACCCTGCCCCCTCGCTGCGGCGACGCCGTCACGAGCACCCCGGACGGCGAACTGTGCGACAACGGCATCAACCTCACACCTTACGGAGGCGCCCTTCAGGTCTGCGGAGCCGGGTGCCGGTTTGCCCCTTACTGCGGCGACGGCATGGTCGACGCGACGTACGGGGAGCAGTGCGACCAGGGCGCACAGAACGGCATGGGCTACGGATTCTGTGCGGCGGGCTGCAAGCTCGGCCCCCGCTGCGGCGACGGGATCACGAGCGATGGCGAGACGTGCGACGACGGCGCCGCCGTCAATGGCACCTCGGGCAGCGCGTGCATGGCCACCTGCCGGCTCAAGTGTGGCAACGGGCTTCTCGATCCCGGTGAGCAGTGTGACGAAGGCACCCTGCAAAATACGGGGGCTTATGGCAAATGCCGGTCCACTTGCACCCTCGGGCCTCGCTGCGGCGACGGCATCCCCAACGGGGGTGAACAATGTGACGATGGCAAAAACGACGGCACTTACGGCACCTGCGCGCCAGGCTGCGCGTTCGGCCCCCGCTGCGGTGACAACGAAGTACAGGCCACCGCCGGTGAGCTTTGCGACCAGGGTCCCGCCAACGCCAGCAGCAGCGCTTACGGCAGCAACGTGTGCACCACCCGCTGCCGGCCCGCCCCCCGCTGCGGCGATCGGACCGTGGACGTCACGTTCGGCGAGGTCTGTGACGACGGCAAAAACGATGGCACGCCGGGCTCCTGCGCAAGCGACTGCAAGGCCGCCATCCCCCTGCCCTCGTGCGGCGACGGCGTCAAGCAGCCCGACGAGGCCTGCGACACGGGCAGCGCCAACGGTACCCTGGAAAGCACCTGCGACTCACGCTGCCGGATAAAGTGTGGCAACGGCGCCAAAGACCTTGGCGAGCAGTGTGACGATGGCGTCAACAGCGGCGCCTACGGCACCTGCAGGCCCACCTGCACCCTCGCCGACTACTGCGGCGACGGCGCCAAAAACGGCAACGAAGCCTGCGACCTCGGCGCCCAGAACGAACCCGCCCCCTACGGCCAAGGCAAGTGCACCACCTCGTGCCAGATCGCGCCCTTCTGCGGCGACGGCCGCATCCAGTCGAGCCTCGGCGAAGAATGCGACGGCGGGGTGGGCTGTAGCACGCTTTGCAAGATCGTCCCCGTACTGTAA